The following proteins are co-located in the Thermodesulfobacteriota bacterium genome:
- a CDS encoding alpha/beta hydrolase, whose amino-acid sequence MSFEAEDGFLINGLLVSGEFESEKDLYEAPIVLVVHGVLGHFLARGTPRLLPNALVDHGFSSFSINTRMAFTGQIFGGGIFDESALDVEAAANVLAEEGFKNIIVLGWSLGANITVYYAVRGAHKNVRGLILEGCSSSLPASNKKRLDKWQSIPSYDHIYEIAKKVLKPDPMTTENDRVFIVYRAWGPNFSPAEAEMYTYRTWWFMRSPEAHNAKTNEIISRVKLPVLFIHGEHDDVVGHDEVEELMAILKKAGNKKSELVYIPDAKHDCMENPPVTLEVLNGWLSGFDRSTGKRKAK is encoded by the coding sequence GTGAGCTTTGAAGCAGAGGACGGATTCCTCATAAACGGGCTCCTCGTGTCCGGCGAGTTCGAATCGGAAAAGGACCTCTACGAAGCGCCGATAGTGCTCGTCGTCCACGGCGTCCTCGGGCATTTCCTTGCGAGGGGCACCCCCCGGCTCCTCCCGAACGCGCTCGTCGATCACGGCTTCAGCTCGTTTTCGATAAACACGCGCATGGCGTTCACCGGGCAGATATTCGGCGGCGGCATATTCGACGAATCGGCCCTCGACGTCGAAGCCGCTGCCAACGTCCTCGCCGAGGAGGGATTCAAGAACATAATCGTCCTCGGGTGGAGCCTCGGCGCGAACATCACCGTCTACTACGCCGTGAGGGGCGCTCACAAAAACGTAAGGGGGCTCATTCTCGAAGGATGCTCGTCCTCGCTCCCGGCGTCTAACAAAAAGCGGCTCGACAAGTGGCAGAGCATTCCGTCCTACGATCACATCTACGAAATCGCGAAGAAGGTCTTAAAGCCCGACCCCATGACGACGGAGAACGACAGGGTGTTCATAGTCTACAGGGCGTGGGGGCCCAACTTCAGCCCGGCCGAGGCCGAGATGTACACCTACAGAACGTGGTGGTTCATGCGGAGCCCCGAGGCGCATAACGCCAAGACGAACGAAATCATATCGAGGGTGAAGCTCCCGGTGCTCTTCATACACGGCGAGCACGACGACGTCGTCGGCCACGACGAGGTCGAGGAGCTCATGGCCATACTCAAAAAAGCGGGCAATAAAAAATCCGAGCTCGTGTACATCCCCGACGCGAAGCACGACTGCATGGAAAATCCGCCCGTAACCCTCGAAGTGCTTAACGGCTGGCTTTCCGGGTTCGACAGGTCCACCGGCAAACGGAAGGCCAAATAG
- a CDS encoding FAD-dependent oxidoreductase — protein MESGCEILIVGAGITGLAAARELTRRGYRGITIIEKEASTGAHASGRNSGVLHAGIYYAAGSNRAAYCVTGGRLMKEFCREKGLTLVESGKVIVPGSPDKDHLLDELKRRADAAGARSEIIGRGELLRLEPHAAPVERALHSPDTAVIDPKEILTALGEELESSGVTIKFGTAFSGLKGSRTAATSAGDITFSKLINAAGAYADRVASAFGVGGEYKTLPFKGTYKKLIKQRAWLVKGNIYPVPDLGNPFLGVHFTKSAHGEVYIGPTAIPAFGREEYGVLDDLSAESLSILFRDGVLLFTNPDFRRAALTEIKKYSVDVLIKEARGLLPGLAKSDVEDTPKCGIRPQLVDWRTKELVNDFVLVRDGDSLHVLNAISPAFTCSLAFAGRVADALLA, from the coding sequence ATGGAATCCGGGTGTGAAATCCTCATCGTCGGCGCGGGCATAACGGGCCTCGCCGCCGCGCGCGAGCTTACTAGGCGCGGCTACCGGGGCATCACGATAATCGAAAAGGAAGCGTCCACCGGCGCACACGCCAGCGGCCGTAACAGCGGCGTCCTCCACGCGGGGATTTACTACGCCGCCGGCTCTAACAGGGCGGCCTACTGCGTTACGGGCGGGCGGCTCATGAAGGAGTTCTGCCGCGAGAAAGGCCTCACGCTCGTCGAGAGCGGCAAGGTCATAGTCCCTGGGAGCCCCGATAAGGACCACCTCCTCGACGAGCTCAAGCGAAGGGCCGACGCCGCCGGGGCGAGGTCCGAGATCATAGGGCGCGGCGAGCTTCTCAGGCTCGAGCCCCACGCCGCCCCGGTCGAAAGGGCTCTCCATTCGCCCGACACGGCCGTAATCGACCCTAAAGAAATCCTCACGGCGCTCGGGGAAGAGCTCGAATCCTCGGGCGTCACCATAAAATTCGGCACGGCCTTTTCCGGGCTGAAGGGCTCCCGAACCGCGGCGACATCAGCCGGGGATATAACCTTCTCGAAACTCATAAACGCCGCCGGGGCGTACGCCGACAGGGTGGCCTCGGCTTTCGGGGTCGGCGGCGAATACAAAACACTCCCCTTCAAAGGCACTTACAAGAAGCTCATCAAACAGAGGGCCTGGCTCGTTAAGGGCAACATCTACCCGGTCCCCGATCTCGGCAATCCCTTCCTCGGGGTCCACTTCACGAAGAGCGCGCACGGCGAGGTCTACATAGGCCCGACGGCTATCCCCGCGTTCGGGAGGGAAGAGTATGGCGTCCTCGACGACCTATCCGCCGAATCGCTTTCCATACTCTTCCGCGACGGGGTGCTCCTCTTCACGAACCCGGATTTCAGAAGGGCGGCGCTTACGGAGATAAAAAAGTACTCGGTGGACGTTCTCATCAAAGAGGCGAGGGGGCTTCTGCCCGGGCTCGCGAAGAGCGACGTCGAGGATACGCCCAAGTGCGGCATACGCCCCCAGCTCGTCGACTGGCGGACGAAGGAGCTCGTAAACGACTTCGTCCTCGTAAGGGACGGCGACTCCCTCCACGTCTTAAACGCCATATCCCCCGCCTTCACCTGCTCGCTTGCCTTCGCGGGCCGCGTCGCGGACGCCCTCCTTGCCTGA
- the nuoF gene encoding NADH-quinone oxidoreductase subunit NuoF, protein MPELRIIRTYADNPGHPDIDTYLSEGGYSALPKALKMTPDEIIEEVKKSGLRGRGGAGFPTGIKWGFIQRDSKKPIYLCCNADESEPGSFKDREIMEQSPHQLIEGIAIACYAINSHKSYIYIRGEMPYGAKVLNNAIKEAYEKGFLGKNILGSGFELDVVVFRGAGAYICGEETGLLESIEGKNGEPRPKPPFPAQVGLFGCPTIINNVETLAFVPHILNRGAGWFAAIGTPKNAGTKIFGLCGKINKPGLYELPLGIPLRQLIDEYGGGVPGGRKVKAISPGGSSAGILSAEELDITMDFDSLAAAGSMLGTAGVTVMDDETCMVRVAQNLAHFYRDESCGQCVQCREGTWWLEKMLTTIEEGRGRMEYIDTLLDACSQMRGTTICALADGCAMPVESIVRKFRREFEDHIRLGRCPFGHKHMGDWA, encoded by the coding sequence ATGCCGGAATTGAGAATTATCCGCACATACGCCGATAATCCGGGGCATCCCGACATCGATACGTATCTTTCGGAAGGCGGCTACTCCGCCCTTCCCAAGGCGCTCAAGATGACCCCCGACGAGATAATCGAGGAGGTCAAGAAGTCGGGCCTTAGAGGCAGGGGCGGCGCGGGCTTTCCGACAGGCATAAAGTGGGGATTCATCCAGCGCGATTCCAAAAAGCCGATATATCTCTGCTGTAACGCCGACGAGAGCGAGCCCGGGAGCTTTAAGGACAGGGAGATAATGGAGCAGAGCCCCCACCAGCTCATAGAGGGCATCGCGATCGCCTGCTACGCGATCAACTCGCACAAATCCTACATATACATACGCGGCGAAATGCCCTACGGGGCCAAGGTCCTCAATAACGCTATAAAAGAGGCGTACGAGAAGGGCTTTTTAGGTAAGAACATCCTCGGCTCGGGTTTCGAGCTCGACGTGGTCGTTTTCAGGGGCGCAGGCGCGTATATCTGCGGCGAGGAAACGGGGCTTCTCGAATCCATCGAGGGCAAAAACGGCGAGCCCCGCCCGAAGCCGCCGTTCCCGGCGCAGGTCGGGCTCTTCGGATGCCCGACTATTATCAACAACGTCGAGACCCTCGCGTTCGTGCCTCACATCCTGAACCGCGGCGCGGGCTGGTTCGCCGCCATAGGCACCCCCAAGAACGCGGGCACGAAGATATTCGGGCTCTGCGGCAAGATCAACAAGCCGGGGCTCTACGAGCTTCCGCTCGGCATACCGCTCCGCCAGCTAATCGACGAGTACGGCGGCGGGGTTCCCGGCGGAAGAAAAGTAAAGGCCATATCCCCGGGCGGCTCCTCGGCGGGGATACTCTCGGCCGAAGAGCTCGACATCACGATGGACTTCGATTCTCTCGCGGCCGCCGGCTCTATGCTCGGGACGGCCGGCGTCACGGTCATGGACGACGAGACGTGCATGGTCAGGGTCGCCCAGAACCTCGCCCATTTCTACAGGGACGAGTCCTGCGGTCAGTGCGTTCAATGCAGGGAAGGGACATGGTGGCTCGAAAAGATGCTGACGACCATCGAAGAGGGCAGGGGCAGGATGGAATACATAGACACGCTCCTCGACGCCTGCTCACAGATGAGGGGCACTACGATATGCGCCCTCGCCGACGGCTGCGCGATGCCGGTCGAATCCATTGTCAGGAAGTTCCGCCGCGAGTTCGAGGATCACATAAGGCTCGGCAGGTGCCCCTTCGGACACAAACACATGGGCGACTGGGCGTAG
- the tatA gene encoding twin-arginine translocase TatA/TatE family subunit produces MGQFGVTELLIILGILLLIFGPSRLGDLGSSLGKGIKGFRKSMKDDEIDVTPSKDDARKLHDNGLETPPSSSESKKSAQQ; encoded by the coding sequence ATGGGCCAATTCGGCGTTACTGAGCTTTTAATAATACTCGGCATACTCCTTCTCATATTTGGGCCAAGCAGGCTGGGAGACTTGGGCTCCTCGCTTGGAAAGGGGATCAAGGGGTTCAGGAAGTCCATGAAAGACGACGAAATCGACGTCACTCCTTCGAAGGACGACGCGAGGAAGCTGCACGACAACGGTCTTGAAACCCCGCCGTCTTCTTCGGAAAGCAAAAAGAGCGCACAGCAGTAA